GAGCTTCTTGGCGTCATCCACGGTGCAGACGGACACGCCGCTGTTGCCGACCTTGCCGTAGATGTCGGGGCGGACGTGGGGATCCTCGCCGTAGAGGGTCACGCTGTCGAAGGCGGTGCTGAGGCGGACGGCCGGCTGGCCCTTGCTCACGTAGTGGAAGCGCTTGTTGGTGCGCTCGGGCGTGCCTTCGCCGGCGAACATGCGGGTGGGATCCTCGCCCACGCGCTTGTACTCGAAGACGCCGGCCGTGAAGGGGAAGCGGCCCGGCAGGTTCTCCAGCAGCTGCCAGCGAAGCAGCTCGCCCCAGCCCGAGTAGGGCGGCAGGGCCACCTTGGGCACCAGGGAGCCGCTGAGGGACACGGTGTAGTTGGCGGTCCGGATCTCCCTGCCGCGCACCACGTAGATGTTCTCGGGTTCCGTGTAGCTGCGCTTCAGCTCCGTCCAGTCGTGGATGAGGCGGCGGCTCTCGGCATGCAGCTCGCCCAGGTGCTCCTGGTAGCGCTGCCGGAGCAGGAGGATGGCCACGCCCTGATCGCCCTCGCCGGCTTCGGTCAGGTGCGCCGAATCGTAGAAGGCCCCGGCGGGCGGCACCTTGTCGCCCAGGGCCAGGAGGCTGGTCCGCAGGGCGTGGGCCAGCTCGGCGGTCTCCGCCTGACGTCGGGCCCAGGCCTTGTAGCCCTGCACCGTGTCGGCGATCTCCGCCAGGTAGCGCACCCGCTCGGGCGGGATGATGGCGGAGCGGCGGGGGCTCCCGGGCTCGGCCTCCATCAGCGACACCCAGTCCACCCCGGTCTTCGCCGCCAGGGCCTTCACCAGGTTCACGAAGAGCCAGTTGGTGGCGGGGTCGTTGAACTGGCTGGCGCAGGTGGCGTAGACCGGCATGTCCTCGGTGGGCTCGCTGAACCGCTTGTGGGCGCGCTGGTACTGCTTGCGGACATCGCGCAGGGCATCCTCGGCGCCGCGCTTGTCGGCCTTGTTCAGCACCACGAGGTCCGCGAAGTCCAGCATGTCGATCTTCTCGAGCTGGCTGGCAGCGCCGTATTCCGGCGTCATCACGTACATGGACAGGTCCACCAGGTCCGCGATCTCGCTGTCGCTCTGGCCGATGCCGGCCGTCTCCACGATCACCAGGTCATAGCCCTCGGCCTTGGCCGCGGCGATGCTGGCGACGAGGGCCTCGCTGGTGGCCCGGTGGGCGGCGGCGCGGGTGGCGAGGCTGCGCATGAAGACGCGGTCGCGCAGCTCGGGGTGGTAGAGAGAGTTCATGCGGATGCGGTCGCCCAGCAAGGCGCCACCCGTCTTGCGCTTGGTGGGGTCCACGCTGAGCACCGCAACGCGCTTCTCGGCGAAATCAACCAGGAACCGGCGGAGCAGCTCGTCAATGAGGGAGGACTTGCCGGCGCCGCCCGTCCCGGTGATTCCGAGAACAGGCACCTTTCTCGCGGGCTTTCCGGAGATACCCGCGGCGCCAAGCTCGATCTCGGTGATCTTGCGGGCCAACGGCATCGCCGCAGGCTGAGTGCGCGGGTCGAAATCGCAGCGCGCCACCATCTCGTCGATCATGCCCTGGAGGCCCATGTGGCGGCCGTCTTCGGGGCTGTAGATGCGCGCCACGCCGTAGGCTTCCAGCTCCCGGATCTCCTCGGGCACGATGACGCCCCCGCCCCCGCCGAAGACCTGGATGTGGCCGGCGCCCCGCTCCCGGAGCAGGTCCACCATGTACTTGAAGAACTCCATGTGGCCGCCCTGGTAGCTGGAGAGGGCGATGCCCTGGGCGTCCTCCTGGATGGCCGTCTCCACGATGTCCTGCACCGAGCGGTTGTGGCCGAGGTGGATCACCTCGCAGCCCGTGGCCTGGATGATGCGCCGCATGATGTTGATGGCCGCGTCGTGGCCGTCGAAGAGGCTGGCGGCCGTGACGAAACGCACCTTGTGCCTGGGCGTGTAGCCCTCGGCTGTGTGGACGGTGTCAGGCGTGGTGGCGAGTGTGGACATGGATCCCCCGTTCGGGCGAAACCTCAGTCTACCGGGGCCCCTGCTCCTTCCGAAGCGCTGTTCACCCCCGGGTCAGTTGTCCTCCAGCAGCCCGATGGGGAAGCGGTCCTCCATGAGGCTCTGCCGCTCCCGCAGGTGCTGCATGAGGGCCTTCCACTTGGGCAGGCCCCGGAGGGGCTCCAGCATGGGGCTGCGCTCGTACCAGGTGGTGCAGCCGAAGCCCCGGGCGAAGGCGCGTCCCGTCATGTCCATGGCACTGGCCCGGTCGCCGATCAGCGCATAGGCTTCCGCCAGCCGGAGGGTGAACTCGCCATCGGGCTCGCGCATGCCGATGCGCTCCTGGTCGTACTCCCGCAGCTTCTTCCAGGCCTCGTCCTTCTGCCCTTCCAGGATCAGGCCGTAGATCTGGCTCAGGCGGAGGATGTTCGGATAGCCGTTGGCCAGGGTTGCCGCAGTCTTGAACTCCTGGCGGGCCAGCCCCTGGTCCCCCCGCACCAGGGCCAGGTAGCCCCGGTAGAAGGGCAGTACGCCGGAGGTGCTGCGCAGATGCCCCGGCTGCTCCTGGAGGCTGGCCTCGAAGTGCTGGACCTCGCCGGTATACAGACAGGTGATGTCCACGGCCTGGGGCTGGAGGCTGGCGAAGGCCAGGTGGTCCCGCAGATCCATGGCGCGCCGGGCCAGGGGCAGCAGGCCGGCCCCCCGGGCGGCATAGGCGATGCCCGTCAGCAGGGTGGGGTTGTGCGGCTGCAAGCGCCGGGCCTGCATCAACAGGGACAGGGCCTCGGCCTGGTTGCCCCCGTCGGCCTTGAGCAGCGACAGGAGGAAGGTGCCCCTGGGGTGGTACGGCGCCAGGGCCAGCCCGCGCTGGATCAGGACCTCGGTTTCCGCCTGCTCCTGTCGGAACGCCGCCGGGCAGTTCAGCATACGGCGATAGCGCAGGTTGCCGAGGAGGATCCACGGCGTGGCGCAGGAGGGTTCCGCCGCGACGGACCGCTCCGCCAGCGCCATGGCTTCTTCCAGCTGCTCGTTCCTGAACCGGCGGGCACTCGCTCCCATCAGGTCCCAGAAGCAGGCGGGCTGCCTGGGGACCAGCGGCGGGCCGCCGGCCATGCGGATGCGCCTGGGGAACCCGCCCAGGAAGGCCTCGAAGGCTGCCGCGGGCTCCAGCGGCTGCCCTTGGCACCGGACCCAGGCCGGGGGCGCGCCCTTGACCAACCTGTCCCCCCAGACATACCGGTAGGAGAGGACCAGCGCCTCCCCCTGGCGGGAGGGTTCGAGCACCACCATCAGGCTCCGGGGCTGGGCGCGGATGACTTCCAGATCGCCCGGCAGCTCCGTGACGCTGGTGACGGCCGCCTGGCCGAAGGATTCCAGGTGGTCCTGGACCAGGGCCCCGATGGCCCGGCAGGTGGCGGCATCCAGTTCCCCGGCGCCCCCCTGCGAAGGGGTGATCAGCAGCACGCGGAGGGGGCTGCGCAGCCCGCGCGCGGCCAGGAGCCAGGCCACGCCGCCCCCCGCTCCAAGGACCAGGAGGAACAGGAGGCCCAGCACCAGGGCCGGGCGGCGGGGATTGGAGGTAGATTCGCGCATAGATTCACTTCAGATTACGGGGATTCCCGGAAGCCCCAAAGGGCGAAGGTTGCCGGGGCCGCCCTCATTCAGCACCTTGATCCGTCAGCATCTGGCCCGGGACTCCGGCGAAGCCGCATACTCTCCGAGGAGCCGCCATGATCCCCAGCCCCCGCCGTTTCCCCCCGGGTCTCGCCATCCTCCTGGCCCTGCCCCTCCTGGCCCAGGCCCCCGCGCCGACTCCTGCGCAGCCCCCCAGCGAGGACGCCACCATCCAGCGCTTCCGGGCCCATGCGGCCCCCCGCGCCGTGGCGCAGCGTCCGCCCCTCAGCGCCGAGGAGCGCAACACCATCCGGCGCTTCAAGGAGGCCAAACCGAGCGTGGTGTACGTCTCGGCCATCGCGCCCGTTCAGGACCTCCGCACCCTTGACATCACCAAGATCCCCACGGGCACGGGGACCGGATTCGTGTGGGATGAGTGGGGCCACGTGGTCACGAATCACCACGTGATCACCGTGGAGGATCAGGGCAAGCGGGTGGCCGAAGTGGACGAGGTGGAGGTCACCCTCGCGGACGGCAAGACCTACAAGGGGCGGGTGATCGGCACGAGCTTCGCCTACGACATCTCCGTGCTCCAGGTCTTCGCCCCCCTCGGCGCCATGCGCCCCATCCCCATCGGACGCAGCTCCGACCTCCAGGTAGGCCAGGCGGTATCGGCCATCGGCAACCCCTTCGGCCTGGACCACACCCTCACGAAGGGCGTCATCTCCGCCCTGGGCCGGGAGATCGGCACGGGCTACAACACGAAGATCCTGAACGTGATCCAGACGGATGCGGCCGTGAATCCAGGCAACTCCGGCGGCCCCCTCCTGGACAGTGCCGGGCGCCTGGTGGGCATGAACACGGCCATTGCCGCCGCCACCGGCGCCTCCGTGGGCATCGGCTTCGCCATCCCCGTGGACACCCTGAACCGCGTGGTGCCCCTGCTCATCGCCCGGAGCCGCCTGGAGCCGCCCCGCATGGGCTTCGAGACCATGGGCAGCTACGAGGCCCAGCAGGTCTTCGGCATCACCCGGGGCCTGGTGGTGAGGGCGGTGGAGCCGGATTCGCCCGCGGGCCGGGCCGGCCTTCGTGCCCTGGAAGTCGATGCCGCGGGCCGCGTCAAGGCCATGGGGGATGTCCTCCTCGGCTACCAGGGGCGGCAGATCGAGAACGAGGGCCAGTTCATGGCCATGCTGGAGCTCGAGTC
This DNA window, taken from Geothrix edaphica, encodes the following:
- a CDS encoding tetratricopeptide repeat protein gives rise to the protein MRESTSNPRRPALVLGLLFLLVLGAGGGVAWLLAARGLRSPLRVLLITPSQGGAGELDAATCRAIGALVQDHLESFGQAAVTSVTELPGDLEVIRAQPRSLMVVLEPSRQGEALVLSYRYVWGDRLVKGAPPAWVRCQGQPLEPAAAFEAFLGGFPRRIRMAGGPPLVPRQPACFWDLMGASARRFRNEQLEEAMALAERSVAAEPSCATPWILLGNLRYRRMLNCPAAFRQEQAETEVLIQRGLALAPYHPRGTFLLSLLKADGGNQAEALSLLMQARRLQPHNPTLLTGIAYAARGAGLLPLARRAMDLRDHLAFASLQPQAVDITCLYTGEVQHFEASLQEQPGHLRSTSGVLPFYRGYLALVRGDQGLARQEFKTAATLANGYPNILRLSQIYGLILEGQKDEAWKKLREYDQERIGMREPDGEFTLRLAEAYALIGDRASAMDMTGRAFARGFGCTTWYERSPMLEPLRGLPKWKALMQHLRERQSLMEDRFPIGLLEDN
- a CDS encoding S1C family serine protease: MIPSPRRFPPGLAILLALPLLAQAPAPTPAQPPSEDATIQRFRAHAAPRAVAQRPPLSAEERNTIRRFKEAKPSVVYVSAIAPVQDLRTLDITKIPTGTGTGFVWDEWGHVVTNHHVITVEDQGKRVAEVDEVEVTLADGKTYKGRVIGTSFAYDISVLQVFAPLGAMRPIPIGRSSDLQVGQAVSAIGNPFGLDHTLTKGVISALGREIGTGYNTKILNVIQTDAAVNPGNSGGPLLDSAGRLVGMNTAIAAATGASVGIGFAIPVDTLNRVVPLLIARSRLEPPRMGFETMGSYEAQQVFGITRGLVVRAVEPDSPAGRAGLRALEVDAAGRVKAMGDVLLGYQGRQIENEGQFMAMLELESPADEVVFDVLRDGRVIKVKLQLKATRKAEPTSI
- a CDS encoding methylmalonyl-CoA mutase family protein; amino-acid sequence: MSTLATTPDTVHTAEGYTPRHKVRFVTAASLFDGHDAAINIMRRIIQATGCEVIHLGHNRSVQDIVETAIQEDAQGIALSSYQGGHMEFFKYMVDLLRERGAGHIQVFGGGGGVIVPEEIRELEAYGVARIYSPEDGRHMGLQGMIDEMVARCDFDPRTQPAAMPLARKITEIELGAAGISGKPARKVPVLGITGTGGAGKSSLIDELLRRFLVDFAEKRVAVLSVDPTKRKTGGALLGDRIRMNSLYHPELRDRVFMRSLATRAAAHRATSEALVASIAAAKAEGYDLVIVETAGIGQSDSEIADLVDLSMYVMTPEYGAASQLEKIDMLDFADLVVLNKADKRGAEDALRDVRKQYQRAHKRFSEPTEDMPVYATCASQFNDPATNWLFVNLVKALAAKTGVDWVSLMEAEPGSPRRSAIIPPERVRYLAEIADTVQGYKAWARRQAETAELAHALRTSLLALGDKVPPAGAFYDSAHLTEAGEGDQGVAILLLRQRYQEHLGELHAESRRLIHDWTELKRSYTEPENIYVVRGREIRTANYTVSLSGSLVPKVALPPYSGWGELLRWQLLENLPGRFPFTAGVFEYKRVGEDPTRMFAGEGTPERTNKRFHYVSKGQPAVRLSTAFDSVTLYGEDPHVRPDIYGKVGNSGVSVCTVDDAKKLYSGFDLLCPTTSVSMTINGPAPTMLAFFLNAAIDQRAELWLKEHGQLEAAQAKIDAKYAAKGLTRPRYGETLPEGNHGLGLALLGATADEVLPPEVYAKLRTEALQTVRGTVQADILKEDQAQNTCIFSTEFSLKVMGDIQQTFIEEKVRNFYSVSISGYHIAEAGANPITQLAFTLANGFTFVEYYLSRGMHIDDFAPNLSFFFSNGLDPEYSVIGRVARRIWAVAMKEKYGANDRSQKLKYHIQTSGRSLHAQEIDFNDIRTTLQALYAIYDNCNSLHTNAYDEAITTPTEESVRRAIAIQLIINRELGGAKNENPLQGAFLIEQMTELVEEAVLAEFRRLADRGGVLGAMETMYQRGKIQEESMHYEHLKHSGELPIVGVNTFLNPQAVEPGTPELIRSTEAEKRQQIDNLAAFHARNADRAPAALARLKETARGGGNLFDALLGAAKVCSLGQISQALYEVGGQYRRNM